From the genome of Triticum aestivum cultivar Chinese Spring chromosome 3B, IWGSC CS RefSeq v2.1, whole genome shotgun sequence, one region includes:
- the LOC123066659 gene encoding uncharacterized protein — protein MGKQKLTIKTEEESNPREKYITWTDEATRFMLDWYIELRKDKPATFKFKKQHHLHCADALNGKFTLGVTQTQVDRHYRSCKEKWGWVRRAMANSGNGFDMINFTFTLSESEKQNLSKTAVNYLTRPIRFFNQLQELFSDQSHADGSLATDQTTVNVDDDSDDSEEVRELEANLIPVDSDEADSDTINRHSPKVDLEGNSLNKKRKHVSSSPSKKPTKGKANKKGKISNDDMATSIKKLADSLASPIVSVQPMPPTDPYANLWKRINAHTIPAKDKLELVAYLSKPDQDIFRSYLNYADETILGRWVLSFFEPRFQEDGGNGGSATAH, from the exons ATGGGGAAGCAAAAGCTCACTATAAAGACCGAGGAGGAGTCAAATCCTCGTGAGAAGTACATAACCTGGACTGACGAGGCGACAAGGTTTATGCTTGATTGGTATATTGAGCTTCGTAAGGACAAACCTGCAACTTTCAAGTTCAAGAAACAGCACCACTTGCACTGTGCTGATGCTTTGAATGGCAAGTTTACTCTTGGTGTCACTCAAACCCAAGTGGACCGACACTACCGGTCATGCAAGGAGAAGTGGGGTTGGGTGCGTCGCGCCATGGCCAATAGTGGCAATGGCTTTGACATGATTAATTTCACATTCACACTTTCTGAGTCAGAAAAACAAAACCTAAGT AAAACTGCAGTCAATTATCTTACTAGACCCATCAGGTTTTTTAATCAATTGCAAGAGTTATTCTCTGACCAGTCCCATGCTGATGGCTCGCTTGCAACTGACCAAACCACTGTCAATgtggatgatgatagtgatgacagCGAGGAAGTGAGGGAACTTGAGGCCAATCTAATTCCAGTTGACAGCGATGAAGCTGACTCTGACACTATTAATCGTCACAGTCCTAAAGTTGACTTGGAAGGCAATTCTTTAAACAAGAAGCGCAAGCACGTGTCATCTTCACCTTCCAAGAAGCCAACTAAGGGGAAAGCAAACAAGAAGGGCAAGATATCTAATGATGATATGGCAACCAGTATCAAGAAGCTAGCTGACTCTCTTGCATCTCCTATTGTTTCTGTGCAACCAATGCCACCTACAGATCCATATGCAAACCTTTGGAAGCGGATAAATGCCCATACCATACCAGCTAAGGATAAACTTGAGCTTGTTGCATATCTATCCAAACCAGACCAAGATATCTTCCGTAGTTACCTCAACTATGCTGATGAAACAATTCTTGGACGGTGGGTCCTTAGCTTCTTCGAGCCTCGGTTTCAAGAAGATGGTGGCAACGGTGGATCTGCAACTGCTCACTGA